DNA from Onthophagus taurus isolate NC chromosome 2, IU_Otau_3.0, whole genome shotgun sequence:
TTTCCCGTCTTATTACCAAAGTCTATAGAATTAGTTTAGTGAAGCAACAAAAACCAGTGTGGTGAATAATAAGTTTTACTAAAAATCTTTTGAGAGGATACCGCTTTTATTTAACGTaagaattaaaactttaaagtttaaatccGCGTAGACGGTTTTTTTAATGCTTACTCAGTAAATAAAACCGTTTGGAATCTAGATCGAGATATGAATGACCCATTTACGTAACCATATGTAATAAAACGACTAAGAAACCGCCTTAGAATAATTAAGAACGActcgaataaataaaatttacgcTTTGCAACTTTGCTAAATACGTTTGGGTTTTCTTAAGAAAACTCTTCGTTGAGTGTCTTCAACCAAAAAGATCTTTCTCTTTGACGACCATCTCTTCTCTCCTTGTTGGCATTTAGGTCAACGAGTTCGTGGTAGTCATAGACATATCAGATTGTGGTCAGATCACGTGAAATACCGGCCTCAAAGTCAGGTCGACCGCTAATTAggaacaattaaaacatattcCACTTTGCAATTAATCCTTTTTAGTTGCAcgtttataacaataacaattcaATAAGCTTATTATTTCCTTACACATAAAAGATCATAATCGCATCGCATCTactattgaattatttataacgaaaggttttaaattttaaatattattatgtgCGATGAATAGGTGATATAAAAACGTGGTTTTCTCGGTTAATCcttttattaaatgatttcTCACGGTCTTACAGCATTACAATGAAAGTCATACCGTTagttttactgtaatttttttattgttatacaTATTGTAGCagttatctttttatttatatttaaatagtattaattttatattattgtcTTTGTTTTAGATTTATTCGGATCCGGAATCGGAGAAGGCAATTATGAGCTCAGTTGTCTATTGCATACATCACAAAGAAGGTTGCAAATGGTCTGACGAGCTCCGCAAATTGAAGGTCagttacatttatttttccatGTAAGGTGAGAGAGTACTTTGTATGTTTGTATcagcattttaaagtttcaataaGTTATTTAGTTTGTggtacaattttattttaactacaAATTCTTTagatgaaattattttcattcaaCCGTGACTACAGCAACAAACATTTATCCTTGTGTTTCCAAGCCGATATCTTAGTTGTCGTTAGAGGTggtgaaatattaaatacaccactagaaagcCTGATTTTGTCTTCATATAAGTATTGTCCTGTCAATATCATGATATCAACAGCAGGATAAAAATAAAGGACGTCACCGTTTACCGAATACCCCtcaaaatgatcaaatttCAAGTCAGTGTGCAACCGCTATGCAACCGAATTTAAGAAAAAGCTTTATCAATTTGAAAAGAACACACTTTAAGCTATGTAAATCCGGGTTTTGTCCGGTCAATATCTATTGGCGTTGGCCAAAAAACACACCTAATAAATAACCTTACACATAGAATCGGTAAATTGACCTTTCTCAGTATAACTCTTTTATTGCATAGGAACAAAAAACTAAAGCAGTATCAACCATAcaggaaattttccgctctatgcATTGGTATATAAATTTGGTAGATCGCATGGCTGCACAAGCATGATGTTAATGACAGTAATGATGCTGTAATCATTTATATACGGCAATTATACGCGGTTTTCGCAGTTTTTTGGGGGAAAATGCTTGTGTAACCTTACGatctactaaagttatatactACTGTATACagcggaaaatttcctatacaTTCTGTATAGTTATGGAGTTTTatccgtatcatataagaaagttatgaataaaaacgTAATTATACGCGGTTTTCGCAATTTTTCGGTGGAACATGTTTGTGTAACCATGACATCTACTAAAATTACATACCATTGTATAGAgctgaaaatttcctatacaTTCTATATGGTCCCGGAGTTTTTtagtatcatataagaaagttattattcctaaaatgatttaatgtGCTCCAAAAACGTTCTACAGAAAGGaatggttttaaaatatcgtaatcgattttattcgacaaaacccggttttagatgaagaaaagATCAGGCTTTTTAATGGCGTACTTAATATTTCACTATCTCTAAAGACAACGATGATATCGGCTAGTAAAGTAAAAGGAAAAACAAGGGTAAAAGGTTGTAGTTGTAGTTGCACGGAGTTTTCATTCATATTAATTAATCTaggaaagaaattaaaaactattcaaaatttaaattgctttacaaaaaaattgtttgataaataaattaaaaagtaattcttattaatgaaaagttatggaattaaaagttttccaagttctttaaataaaggttaaaactatttttaagaCAATTTTACACATACCTACAAATAAACCCACTTAATTACTAAGTAATGCCATACTTTCTTTCCGCGTGGTAGTTTTGCCTAAGACGACACACGTGCCCAACCTTCCGGCGTTTTACAACATCTTGCAACGTGTTCACCAGTCCATATACTAAACCCACCGGGGGAAAACTCTCTGAACCGTTCAAAATTACCGCAATTTGCACTGCTCCTTATTCTTCAAACCCAACTAATTCCTCTCTTCAACCATTAGTATATTACTAACGTTCAGATACAGATGGTCCTAGGTTTCCCctcattttccttttttttactTCATCCATCAtcactttcttatttttttaatttcctgtaattgtttaaattcaaaattttttatcaatttatttctttccGTTGTAGGCTCATTTAAACACGTGCAAACACGACGCCATACCGTGCACGAGCCATTGTGGTGCTCAGATACCACGGGTGCTTATGGAGGATCATTTAAAGTACACGTGTCCGCAAAGAAGGGCGCGATGCGAGTTTTGCAGCAAAGAGTTCACCGGACACACCTTGGAGGTAAGTGCAGGATAAATCGGGATGGTGAAGAGTCGTTATTAGGATTTATCGGTGGATTACGGGAGGAGGATGCGTGTGAAACACCATTTTGCAAAGTAATGAAAACGAATGGGGTCGTTTAAACCTCAATGGTAGATGATGGTTTGAAAATGGAAAAGTGATTGTAAatttttctaacatttttcataaagttGGTTTAACACTATTCACCTAAATCTATCAATTATCCACCCAAACAGATTAGCAAATTCCTTCTTAAGTATTCAAGTATGCGACTAGTTCTCGGTTAACGTCCGTTTCTAATCAAACATTCCCAGATAGTACCAAGTCTACCAAGAAACACCGTGAGCTCGTTGCACTTACGGAGCCGTTCACCGGTACACACACAGGTTCTTGTGTTCGTTCATTCATGGTTCTTCTTCTCGTCCACTCCGCCGGTTTCATTCTCATGGTACCAAGAGTAACCTTGACTGACCTCGTCCATTTTCGTTCTTGCTCGTTTCCTCAGAATCGCGTTCACGTCCGCCACGATGTCCTGAACGAAGATAGCATAAGTAAACCAAAATAAACCTGAAATAAACTAGATATCTTtgggaaaagaaaaaacaaacttaaaaAGGAAGGATGTAATTCTAACATTGTTTGTGTTCAACGCTATGAATGTGCCTTTTTGTTGAAGTATCAATTTATTCGATGTGTTCTGGAATCCGGGTAACCTAGATGTTAATTTCATGAAGATTAAGGATATTAGTGATGATTCATATGCATATTATTAtcgtaaataaatattgttttgaatattttttataatttctattccatttaatcatttttataaccGCACGAGAAGCGGAGTACACACATCATCAATtgcaaatattttagaaaccGTTACACACAGCTACAAGAAATTATGTCATCCGAACGTTAACGTTTTCTTCTTCTCCAACCATTGTCCCAGTTTCTCTCGACATACCTGAGGCTTCTAACTTTGCAATTACAaaactttaacaaaaaattgtttataactcaTCGCAGATTCCAACCTCTTAAACATATGATAAACTACTCTATAACTCATTTTCGTTTTGTTCATCGCCACATAAATACTTAGCATGTCAACGAGTTGAGAATCATTAACCTATTTTATTTCCGAATACACCGTAAAGATTTATAAGTTATGATTGTCTTTGTGGCGAAGAAAATCTTTTGGAATCTTAGTGTCTAGACTAATGAAGGTGGATTtctaaatttctaaaaataagcTTCTCCTACAaactaaaccaaatttaaACTTACTTAAAGAAGTCATTCTATTTTTACCGTGAATTCTTAACTGGGTTCAATGAATGACTATTACTCGTATACATTCTCAAATCATCATCAAAGATCTTAATGGAATCATTTAATATGACTCATtgaatttaatacattaaaatctcgatataacagaCCTCGTGAAAATAGACTTCGGATGTAACgaacaaaatatacaaatcGGGTTATTCCTCAAGTTGCTttattccatgttcatagataaactcgTGGTATATATTCAAAGAGTTCAAAgacggtagttctagttttaattgctagattcttatatattttaatttgaatgaaaactagaactaacactagacctagaactagacacattcaggtttagccgtacgtctcttaagacggctaaccccgaatgttgctaattctaaataaaatttgttatataacggacttttggctataacatttttttgtaacattttagATATTCTTTAAACGTTTTCTAACCTcattctatttttatcataaagCTTAATTAACTCCTACCATCACGAATTCTCCAGTCATcacaagaaaattttaaacgaaaccATTTAAAGTGACTCATAGCTATAAAgtccttttagtttttttttttttcaaagaaatccttttatttaatagatcttttctttattatagaACCATATAGGATCCTGCGGGTACGAACCAATGTACTGTGAGAACAAGTGCGGAATGAAAATTCAACGTAGGCATTTGAGCCAACACAAGAACAACGAGTGTTCGAAACGATTGCTGGCTTGTCGATACTGTTCAAAAGAATTCGTGGCGGATACTTTAGCTGCTCACCACATAAAATGCGGTCGAGTGCCGGTTGCTTGTCCGAACAGGTGTGATTCGAACTTGTTGGCTAGAGAAGATCTCGATCTTCATCTTAAAGATCATTGCACGGTTTCTGTTATGAGTTGTAATTTTAAAGACGCCGGTTGCAGATTTaaggtaaatattaaaaaaaaaaaaataacaatacaattataaagttgatcatttcattttataggGTCCTAGATATTCCATGGAAAAACATTTGGaagaaaattgtcaacaaCATCTCACCTTAATGTGCAGTGTTGTAACAAAACAACAACATCAAATAAGTTCGTTAAAAAGCGCTTTATCGAGATTATCATTAAATTATTCTGGGACTTTAATTTGGAAGATAAGcgatttttcttcaaaaatggGCGAGGCGAAAAATAAGGATGGAATGGAATTGGTTTCTCCACCTTTTTATACTAGTCAATATGGTTATAAATTACaggtaaataaaaacttaaatgattcaaaataatttaattaataattttaatttaattttaggcTTCTCTTTTTCCAAATGGAAATGGAGCTGGAGAAGATACCCACATTTcggtttatataaaaattttacctgGAGAATACGACGCTTTATTAAGGTGGCCCTTTTCTCATTCCGTTTCGTTCACGTTGTTCGATCAATCGTCGTGTCCAGAAAAAGCTTGCAACATCGTCGAAAGTTTCATTCCAGATCCAACCTGGAAAAACTTTCAGCGACCAAGTAAAGAACCAGACTCCTTAGGATTTGGATTTCCAAGATTTGTCTCACatgaaatgttgaaaaaacgGCATTTCATGAAAGATGACACAATGTTTATTCGAGTTAAAGTTGATCCAAGTAAAATTGTCGCTGTATAAagatttgttataaatatttaatttcctGATCTCTTTTTGTAAACatatgtaaatattattttttgtaaattttattaaaaaacgtaATAATTTATGGgatatattttaagtttattattatttttattaataagactggattgtattttttattaatttttttttaaagaacttAAATCTTAAACATCGTATCAATATATTTATGCAACTTATAAATATACCAtctaataacaataatatcgttatcaaataaataatcgtTGTAATGGATAAATAACCACAATAACGcatatatttaaagtttatacGTTTACTACTATAATTATTTAGTTCTTATATAGTTAGGTTGCTCAGGAAGGCAtgtataaaaaagattttctttcattcttcTATACCAGTTCttataatttcgtttttaatctttttcgaTTAAGGAAGGtacttattatatttttgttgtatttttgtgATAGCTGGAGCGTACCAAAGGTTATTTTGTGTTAATAGTCGGATCTGTAAATATGTATGTACGTTAATTAATCCTCTTTTATTGTATCTGCATAGATATAATTGTATGTTTCGTCGAAAAAAGTCatataaatattaagtttGTAAGTTTTGATATGTGTGTTTGAGTttagttattaataatgaataaaagttcaacttgtactataaaatgttgttttattttatatgatttaagGAGATCAAGTTAAGTATATTTAAGTCTAAATTTCAGCTCTCATAAATTGAATACTGCACTTGGGATATTGTTGTtgtgtttttatatcttaGTGCTTTCTTATAACAGGTAGAAGAGTTTCGAGTGGCCTTTAATGTTTATGCAGATTTGTTATTTACAttcgtttaaactttatttagtGGTAAAGATTTGATTTGATAGCAAGCTTCAACATAACTGCAGCTTTTCCCATTTAAACAATAGCCTGATTGAAATTAGTGGTACCGAAAGATACTAAGTCGTGATGTCCAAACATCTGGTCACATGGATATTTATATGATCCAGTTTTGTATGACTCGTATGACTTAAAGCTTTCTTGAGCTTTTATTCAGCATTTGCAAACTTTTCAACTCCTAAAAAAAGACCTTAGAAGACCTTGGGTCTACTCCAAGACATAGTTTTAATAGTGTAAGATTATTTTAGTACTTTAATAgtataaattactttaattttattagtataattagttaataaaattaaatcaaataaattactatttCATGTTCAAAACTTAGTGTTTCTAGTTACTTTTCATGCTTATACTGCCAATTacttttataatcaaaatactttattttcggtttataattaaaatccgAACAAAACAGTATCATCTAATTAGACGCAATCTATTTTTCTgtagaattaatttaataataatgaattaaatttaattaaaattaaaacacttaaaaaaatttgttatgttGGCAACCatgtttttataaacataacctctCTCAACACGTGTTGACGTATTTTCACTACTTGTAAAACGTGCGTGCATTCTTTTGTGATTTACTTTTAAGCAACTGATTAAAATCATggtttcaaaaaagaaaaagaaggtaaatacttaattaattatattaaaataaatttcttcatCTTATATTCAATAATTTAGTACACAACCGGAGAAGGATCTCAATTTATGTCCCGAAAAAGTGCTCTCCGAAAACTCCAATTATCCTTAAACGATTTTCGTCGATTATGTATTCTAAAAGGTGTTTACCCGCGAGAACCTCGCAATCGAAAGCGTGCACAAAAAGGAACCCCTGGTATAAAAACTTTGTACCATGTAAAAgatatacaatttttaatgcACGAACCGATtatatggaaattaagagaaTATAAGATATTTAATAGAAAAGTCGGACGTGCAAAAGctgttaaagattttaaaagtatGAGAAGATACCTCGATGCTCATCcaacattaaaattagatCATATTGTAAAAGAACGTTATCCAACATTTATAGATGCTTTACAAGATTTAGATGATTGTTTAACTTTATGCTTTTTATTCAGTACTTTCCCTTCATTGGATCATATCCCTCGGGAACAATCTAATTTATGTAAACGATTAACAATGGAATTTTTGCATGCAGTTATTGAAAGTAAAGCtttaagaaaagtttttatttcaataaaaggTTATTATTATCAAGCAGAAATAAAAGGCCAAACAATAACATGGATCGTTCCACATCACTTCAGTTTTGAACCACAAAAAAGGGCtgaagttgattttaaaataatgtcaaCATTTGTTGAGTTTTACACAATTATGTTAGGATTCGTTAATTTTCGTTTATAccattgtttaaatttacattatcCTCCAAAATTTGCAGCTGTTGAGgatattgaaaaaagtttAGTTGATGAAAATGCTTTTGTTGCTGAGAGAGTAGCAgctttaaattttccattagCTAAAACTGTTTCTGGAAAAGATGTAGATGATGAAAATATAGAAATTGATAGTTTTAATACAGAGGAGAATTCGGAAGCTTTGGAAGAAGCTAAAAAAGAACAAGAacaagtaaaaaatttaaaaacgttattaaaaggattaaaattctttttaaaccGTGAAGTTCCACGCGAACCACTCGTTTTTATTATACGTTGTCTTGGTGGAGAAGTATCTTGggataaaaaatcatttgttGGATCCACATTTCAAGAAAATGATGAAACCATCACCCATCAAATCGTTGATAGACCCTCAATGGAGAAACAGTATATTTCTAGATATTATATCCAACCACAATGGGTTTTTGATTGTGTTAATACAAGAACTTTACTTCCtgttaacaaatattttatgggTGAAGTTTTACCACCACATCTTTCACCATTTGTTGATAAAGATAGAGATCAGAGTTATGTTCCACCTGAGGAACAGGCGTTGTATGATGGAAATTTATTGGAGGACATGAAGAAACAGGAAAGTGAAGATGAAAAAGATCTTAGTGATAATgaggaagaaaaaatggatgatgatgatgatgaaaacGGCGATGAAGCTAGTGATAAAGATGGTGGTGATGAGGAAattgatgaagaaaaaaatgttaaggtaaaaaaaaatgatgaatttAGTATGGTTTTCTTGTGtgatttgttaatttttaaatattttttagacaCAGAAACTGTCAGTAAAACCGGGTGAAGTCTCCAAAGAACATCCAGGTGAGAAAAAACGCCAAGAACGTCAAGAATATAAGTTAAGagaaaaaatggttaaaaagaaacataaaaatctttataaaagcATGATGAAAGCGCGACAAGATAGAGGAAAAGAAGCTTGgttattgaagaaaaaacgACGACTAAATGAGGAAAAAGGCAAGATTGAGAAAAAGCAGACGAAACGCGAAAGTAAAGTGTAAGAAATGGGACCAGAAATAAAACTTGATTAATTTACttgtttttgttctttaattGTTTTACTTTGTATTTTGGGATCATGTAAAAATTCGAATTAGAGACTTTGATGGATCtttatgattttaatgtttgcCCCTAAATCTACTCTATTATACAGAGTCGCTGATATGTATGGAAACGGTCGGTTATCTCCTAAAGTAAGATAGctagcaaaaaaaaagttaagatacaaaagttttagcgttttttagaaactattacaataaagacaaattaagtatacagggtcagtcaaaaagttatgacgacacaaagttgtattttctttaatggaacacctgtatattattccatatttcgGTTCATCtcgaaattctaaacaaaattcatgtaGCACATCATAAACCTAAACTTAACCATTTTCGTGAtattgaattttgaaaatcactcTTATAAATtagacaaaaatatttttgtcgaATATATTCATAATTCATCCAGTTACCTTTGAAAGTTTTTCATCTCCATAGCAACGCAGTTACATAACACAtgtcaaaaattgtttgaataaTTTGCGCCTAAAGATAAATTATGTCACTAATTAGAAGTTTAGATGAAttgaaatatggaataatatacAGAGGTGGTCCATTAAAGAAACCGTAACTTTGtttcgtcataactttttgactgatcctgtatatttaattgtattttttttaataactactAATACTTTattgtaatagattttaaaaaacactaaaacttttgtatcttaacatttttcgcTAACTATCTTACGTTTCTATACATATCAGCGACTCTGTATACAGGTtgtatctaaattgatgcgatTTTAAGAGGtgtttttttaacgaaaattaaagGGGGTGTTTCAATTAACTTTTTGGTCAAAACCCCTTCTCCTCCAAGTTACGGCCCTCTAAAGTTAAGGGTAAAAATCTGCAACTTTCTTATCTCTTTAtattttacaactaacaaattgttagtttgatcacaaaaaataaaataatgctgaGATCAGTTTGAcataatttcatttctttgactaataataaccaatctGAATTAATTCTCCTGAGCctgtgtattattttatttttttgtgatcaaactaacaattttaggagaaaatgtcaagagacaaaaaagttacgtTTTGAATCCcactatttaaatcaagtttttaaatagaaaaatttagacgtattaaaaagttgaattcaatcaatttattattttagttttccatgttatttatttgaatCCCACTTCAATTATAATAATGCCGGTacgaaataaatacaaaaaaatataataatgcATATAACAATTAACTATACAAAGATTACCAATAAAATATGGACAACAATGATTGTGGTGTTTGAGAAAATTtagatttgttaaaattaacaattatgtttaagaatgaaaatgttacataaacattttttcaacttACACAACGTAAAAAATCGCAATGAATGTCAAAAATggtgttttcattaaaaaaaaaaaaaaagtacagATTTGAATTGTcactaaatttgtttcatttaatcTTCTGTTTCGCTattttcatcttcttcatcCAACTCTGGCATTGGAAATCTTAGTATAGCTGCTATTCCAGTCAATTGTTCcaattctaatttaaaattaatacttaatcgaaaatttatttaaaaagttgattttacTTACGTTCACCTGAAATATGCATACTTGAAAAGATCTTTACTTCTCCGCCAGATTCCTTCACGGATTCCACTAATTGTACGTACTCTTTTCTAAGTGCAAGATTTTTACACCTGAATAAGTTATCAGAGATCAACAAAGTCTCAACAGCTTGGGATTCATTCGCTTTTTCAACATGTCTCTTTCCATAAAAAGCTTTAGCAGGTTCCAATTGAAGCatggtataaaaattttccagcAATTTCACTTCACCCGCCGCTTTTGTATCAGCCATTTTACTTACAACAGCAGGATCCTGGAGGACTTCTACAAAATggttaatataatataatcaagatggtttcaaattttaaggtttatCAGTTACCTCTTAGAGAATGTTTAAATCCGGAAGATGAATGAACGAgcataaatttgcttttattATCTAGCAATACCTTATTATCGGTTTTAACAGCCGTTTGGAACATGTACTCGTAAAATTGGTCTCGGACAAAGCCCGGGGAAGCTATCAAGACACATTTcacaatatcaaaatttacatGGCGGAGTATACCTTGCATTacattatcataaaatttgtttaaaccctaaaaaacaattttattgtattataatttatatgaaataacaaattattaaagaaattgttttaattgtttggatttctaataatttctttgtaaatgattaattacaaatcaaatacagtgtgttaattaattatcgtacccgacaaagtatgcaaccaatatcacagaaTGGTCTTGCAACGCAACGAAAGTTCCTAAAAACGATGGCGacaatttattaactttaaaagacCGTTTAATCTTTTCGGTAAAAAATATGGGCCTATCAAATGATCAGCGACGATGGCAGCTCAAACATTTACGGATAATTGTTGCTGATGATAGCCTTCTGCAATTTCATGTGGATTTTCTTCTGCCCATATGTGGttattgtaaaaattgaaaataccatCCTTCGAGAAAGATGCTTCATCGGTAAACAAAACTTCGGCTCCAAACTCAggattttgagctattttgtCTTGCATCCATGTACAAAAAGCCAATCTTGGCGGAAAATCTCTTGGAAATAAGGCTTATACTCTTTGGATATAGTAGGGATACATAAGTtgtcttttcaaaattctccaaacCATCGTGTGAGATAGATTTAAGTTGTGAGCAATTTTTGTGGTACTTGTGATcggattttcatcaatttcgttGAGGACAGCCTCTTCTACTTGGGGATTTGCAACATAGGCTGGCCATTATCAGCAGTATTCCTTTTAAAATTCCATTTTCTCACAGTTGTTGGTGAATGCGTAGAAACAAGTTATGGTGTGGTACAGGACGATCAGGATGTCTTTCTTGATACAACCGCCTTGCTTCTGCCGAATTACCGCACGCTATTGTTACCATTCGGTAAAGGTTTCAGCGTTTGcgtaattcatttttaattttgtaatacaagtttactttttgcaggtacaaactaattgttattttaacaGGAGGtagcttttgttataaaatttaaagcctacttgttaaaaataaattgtacaattttttacacaAACGCTGAAATGTGCGAAATGCTTTACCTTTACGgtttggagaattttgaaaagacaacttttgtatcatttttttttattttgcaattatGAAGTTAACGCTTGCTTTTGTTACTTGTTCTAacgtttacaaaaattttgtttaattgtaaaataaaatttttatttcaaaaaattgaccatGTTTTCCaacataaaagttgatttttctagaaaacggTCAACTTTAGAGTTCATGGCCTtcagtaccttttttgtgtagaaaacaTTGACGGTTCAAATAGGCGTCTCAAAACCGTACTTTTTccagtggcgtagaagttggggagaaaaacaaccactaccctttcaaaatcttcactaattatgatttaaaaaaaatttttttcgcaGAAAACTTAGCTTATTACGAATAGAAAATGCTTACAAACGCTGTTTTCTGTATGATAAACGGTTCCGGAGATATTCGCAAAAAACTTTTGTTTATTCAATTTCAACGCcctgtatctcgaaaatggtgcaTTTTAGAGGGTAAGTTGATACGaacttttattcaaatttttggacaagctatcacatcctgaagtcctgcggatatattatgaaacaccctgtatatctagatatattttaataattaaaaaaatattttaaatataaaaaagatctaactttctgttcttttatttaaaataatttttagtgtaTCCATAGATTGAAATTAATGTCGAAAGTAGTGGTAAACCAACCGCTAGAAACAACAATAGTTCTAAAAAGAActgtttcaaaaaatataaaagcaGCAAAAAACGGttaaagaacaaagaaaatacgATTGTTGTACCCACAAAACGTACGACAATCACAACAATAACGCAAGGTCAGCTTTCAACATCTggttactaatttaaaattatccaagctatCACTACATATTGAGATATGCAGCCAATATTACACAGGTCACGtgagttataattaattaacacagtgtattATTACTTCACATTTTTATACCTTTTCATGTTGTTGTACGAATCCTTTCCTTTTCCTAGGTATTGatacatcaattttaattctaaccAGCGTCATACTCGCCGTTA
Protein-coding regions in this window:
- the LOC111426926 gene encoding TNF receptor-associated factor 4 isoform X2, giving the protein MPGGIVFDISSETIFTGPESSVPLDYAKIYSDPESEKAIMSSVVYCIHHKEGCKWSDELRKLKAHLNTCKHDAIPCTSHCGAQIPRVLMEDHLKYTCPQRRARCEFCSKEFTGHTLENHIGSCGYEPMYCENKCGMKIQRRHLSQHKNNECSKRLLACRYCSKEFVADTLAAHHIKCGRVPVACPNRCDSNLLAREDLDLHLKDHCTVSVMSCNFKDAGCRFKGPRYSMEKHLEENCQQHLTLMCSVVTKQQHQISSLKSALSRLSLNYSGTLIWKISDFSSKMGEAKNKDGMELVSPPFYTSQYGYKLQASLFPNGNGAGEDTHISVYIKILPGEYDALLRWPFSHSVSFTLFDQSSCPEKACNIVESFIPDPTWKNFQRPSKEPDSLGFGFPRFVSHEMLKKRHFMKDDTMFIRVKVDPSKIVAV
- the LOC111426926 gene encoding TNF receptor-associated factor 4 isoform X1, with translation MVRSFAHWTKTLSFPARISPNKSSKESVINLHPTTSPTVTPTPSSNSIPVLKNNEINTMMSSGPIQEVTPIYSDPESEKAIMSSVVYCIHHKEGCKWSDELRKLKAHLNTCKHDAIPCTSHCGAQIPRVLMEDHLKYTCPQRRARCEFCSKEFTGHTLENHIGSCGYEPMYCENKCGMKIQRRHLSQHKNNECSKRLLACRYCSKEFVADTLAAHHIKCGRVPVACPNRCDSNLLAREDLDLHLKDHCTVSVMSCNFKDAGCRFKGPRYSMEKHLEENCQQHLTLMCSVVTKQQHQISSLKSALSRLSLNYSGTLIWKISDFSSKMGEAKNKDGMELVSPPFYTSQYGYKLQASLFPNGNGAGEDTHISVYIKILPGEYDALLRWPFSHSVSFTLFDQSSCPEKACNIVESFIPDPTWKNFQRPSKEPDSLGFGFPRFVSHEMLKKRHFMKDDTMFIRVKVDPSKIVAV
- the LOC111426926 gene encoding TNF receptor-associated factor 4 isoform X3, with translation MALPIYFDIKTETIFTGPESSVPLDYAKIYSDPESEKAIMSSVVYCIHHKEGCKWSDELRKLKAHLNTCKHDAIPCTSHCGAQIPRVLMEDHLKYTCPQRRARCEFCSKEFTGHTLENHIGSCGYEPMYCENKCGMKIQRRHLSQHKNNECSKRLLACRYCSKEFVADTLAAHHIKCGRVPVACPNRCDSNLLAREDLDLHLKDHCTVSVMSCNFKDAGCRFKGPRYSMEKHLEENCQQHLTLMCSVVTKQQHQISSLKSALSRLSLNYSGTLIWKISDFSSKMGEAKNKDGMELVSPPFYTSQYGYKLQASLFPNGNGAGEDTHISVYIKILPGEYDALLRWPFSHSVSFTLFDQSSCPEKACNIVESFIPDPTWKNFQRPSKEPDSLGFGFPRFVSHEMLKKRHFMKDDTMFIRVKVDPSKIVAV
- the LOC111426926 gene encoding TNF receptor-associated factor 4 isoform X4, yielding MSSVVYCIHHKEGCKWSDELRKLKAHLNTCKHDAIPCTSHCGAQIPRVLMEDHLKYTCPQRRARCEFCSKEFTGHTLENHIGSCGYEPMYCENKCGMKIQRRHLSQHKNNECSKRLLACRYCSKEFVADTLAAHHIKCGRVPVACPNRCDSNLLAREDLDLHLKDHCTVSVMSCNFKDAGCRFKGPRYSMEKHLEENCQQHLTLMCSVVTKQQHQISSLKSALSRLSLNYSGTLIWKISDFSSKMGEAKNKDGMELVSPPFYTSQYGYKLQASLFPNGNGAGEDTHISVYIKILPGEYDALLRWPFSHSVSFTLFDQSSCPEKACNIVESFIPDPTWKNFQRPSKEPDSLGFGFPRFVSHEMLKKRHFMKDDTMFIRVKVDPSKIVAV